From one Sporanaerobacter acetigenes DSM 13106 genomic stretch:
- a CDS encoding lipoate--protein ligase, translated as MIYIKNDCNKPQFNLALEEYVFNYLDQFDEIFLLWINEPTIVVGKHQNTIEEINIQYVKENNINVVRRLSGGGAVYHDLGNLNYTIISKNKDSNGFDFKTFSQPVIEVLADLGIHAEFTGRNDIVIDGKKFCGNAQYMRKGRVLHHGAILFDVELDVLAKALKVSQDKIVSKGVKSVRSRVTNIKEHLKEDITIEDFKELLLKHMFKDKEDMEVYELTEEDLKNINKLMEERYMTWDWVYGQSPEFNIRKDRRFPSGKVEILIDVDNGFIKDIKFYGDFFGHGDLKDVEEKLVDIKYSEDEINEALKSIDVGYYFSGISQDELLKAIID; from the coding sequence ATGATTTATATAAAAAATGACTGCAATAAACCTCAATTTAATTTAGCACTAGAAGAATATGTGTTTAACTATTTAGATCAATTTGATGAAATATTTTTATTGTGGATAAACGAGCCTACTATTGTAGTTGGGAAACATCAAAATACTATTGAGGAGATAAACATTCAATATGTCAAAGAAAATAATATCAATGTAGTTAGAAGACTTTCAGGTGGTGGAGCTGTTTATCACGATTTAGGCAATTTAAATTATACTATAATATCTAAAAACAAGGATTCCAATGGCTTTGATTTTAAAACTTTTTCTCAACCTGTAATAGAAGTATTAGCTGATTTAGGTATACATGCAGAATTTACTGGGAGAAATGATATAGTTATAGATGGTAAAAAGTTCTGTGGAAATGCTCAATATATGAGAAAGGGAAGAGTACTTCATCATGGTGCTATACTTTTTGATGTAGAATTGGATGTTCTAGCTAAAGCTCTAAAAGTATCACAAGATAAAATAGTATCTAAAGGAGTCAAATCAGTAAGGAGCAGAGTCACAAATATAAAAGAACATTTAAAGGAAGATATCACTATAGAAGATTTTAAAGAACTTCTTTTAAAACATATGTTTAAAGATAAAGAAGATATGGAAGTATATGAATTGACAGAAGAAGATTTAAAAAATATTAATAAATTGATGGAAGAAAGATATATGACTTGGGATTGGGTTTATGGACAATCGCCAGAGTTCAATATAAGAAAAGACAGGAGATTTCCAAGTGGAAAGGTAGAAATACTTATAGATGTAGATAATGGATTTATCAAGGACATTAAATTTTATGGAGACTTTTTCGGTCATGGAGATTTGAAGGATGTAGAAGAAAAACTAGTAGATATAAAATATAGTGAAGATGAAATAAATGAAGCACTAAAAAGCATTGATGTAGGTTACTATTTTTCAGGAATTTCTCAAGATGAACTTCTAAAAGCTATTATTGATTAA
- the ileS gene encoding isoleucine--tRNA ligase, which produces MAFKELSNLPVKDRESQISDYWNEINLLEKSINSRDEDNQFVFFEGPPTANGKPGIHHVMARTLKDVVCRYKTMEGYQVKRKAGWDTHGLPVEIEVEKQLKLNKKQDIEDYGIEKFNKQCKESVFKYESLWREMTKRMAYEIDLDHPYITLDNDYIESVWWILDKFFKEGYIYEGHKILPYCSRCGTGLASHEVAQGYEEIKTETVIVKFKRKDKDEYFLAWTTTPWTLPSNVCLTVNPEETYIKVKQNDEIYYVSKTLANKVLGDEYEVLEEMKGKDLEYVEYEQLIPFVKTNEKAFFVTVADYVTTEDGTGIVHSAPAFGEDDYNTGVRYKLPVLKPVNEEGKFTETPWKGKFVMDADSEIIQWLRENGKLFRKEKMLHNYPHCWRCHTPLLYYAKPSWYIEITKLKDKLIENNNGVEWYPAFVGEKRFGNWLENLNDWAISRTRYWGTPLNIWRCDDCGHTTSIGSRSELAEKAIENIDENIELHRPYVDDVHIKCEKCGATMTRVKDVVDVWFDSGSMPFAQHHYPFENKENFDKLFPADFICEGIDQTRGWFYSLLAISTFVTGKSPYKRVLVNDLVLDREGRKMSKSKGNTVDPFSLFDKYGADALRWYILYVSPPWTPTKFDEEGIKEVESKFFRTIRNVYNFFTLYANTDEIDPREFNVEHNDRPELDRWLLSKYNSLLKDLEEDMNQYDLTRAVRRIQEFVNEDLSNWYIRRSRRRFWATELDEDKKAVYKTTYEVLVGLSKIVAPFVPFTAEEMYRNLTGEMSVHLDNYPKTNEDLIDLRLEEKMDLVRDLVGLGRASREAAKIKVRQPLSEVLIDGKYEELIGDLVPLIKEELNVKEVVFEKDLSQFMNYTLKPNFKVAGPVLGPKIKAFGKALNEVDAHETVETLEREGKITLNLGGEDVEIEKDFVMVTISSKEGFDVAMENNLFVILDTTLTPELINEGYAREFISKIQQMRKNNGYEMLDNINIYYDGDKDIEAAINFYREYIMKETLAVSIEKVNDDSFERQDLNGHETGIKLRKVE; this is translated from the coding sequence ATGGCTTTTAAAGAATTATCAAATTTGCCAGTAAAGGATAGAGAAAGTCAAATATCAGATTACTGGAATGAGATAAATTTACTTGAAAAGAGTATAAACTCTAGAGATGAAGACAATCAGTTCGTATTTTTTGAAGGACCTCCAACAGCCAATGGAAAGCCTGGTATTCACCATGTTATGGCTAGAACTCTAAAGGATGTTGTGTGTAGATACAAGACTATGGAGGGGTATCAAGTAAAAAGAAAAGCTGGATGGGATACTCATGGTCTTCCAGTAGAAATTGAAGTAGAAAAACAACTCAAGCTAAATAAAAAGCAAGATATTGAGGACTATGGAATTGAAAAATTTAACAAACAATGCAAAGAATCAGTTTTCAAATATGAAAGCTTATGGCGTGAAATGACTAAGAGAATGGCCTATGAAATAGATTTAGACCATCCATATATTACCTTGGACAATGACTATATTGAATCTGTATGGTGGATACTTGATAAGTTTTTCAAAGAAGGATACATCTATGAAGGGCACAAAATACTTCCTTATTGTTCAAGATGTGGAACTGGTCTTGCTTCTCATGAAGTAGCTCAAGGTTATGAAGAGATAAAAACAGAAACTGTAATAGTTAAGTTCAAGAGAAAAGATAAGGATGAATATTTCTTGGCATGGACTACTACTCCTTGGACATTGCCAAGCAATGTGTGCTTAACTGTGAATCCAGAAGAAACTTATATAAAAGTTAAGCAAAATGATGAAATATACTATGTAAGTAAAACTTTAGCCAATAAAGTGCTAGGGGATGAATATGAAGTTCTTGAAGAAATGAAAGGTAAAGATTTGGAATATGTAGAGTATGAACAACTTATACCTTTTGTTAAAACCAATGAGAAAGCCTTTTTCGTTACTGTAGCTGATTATGTAACTACTGAAGATGGCACTGGAATAGTTCACTCTGCTCCTGCCTTTGGTGAAGATGACTACAATACAGGTGTTAGATATAAATTGCCAGTTCTTAAACCTGTAAATGAAGAAGGAAAGTTTACAGAAACCCCTTGGAAAGGGAAATTTGTCATGGATGCAGATTCAGAAATCATTCAGTGGTTGAGAGAAAATGGAAAGCTATTTAGAAAAGAAAAAATGCTACACAATTATCCTCATTGTTGGAGATGTCATACACCATTATTATACTATGCAAAGCCTAGTTGGTATATTGAAATCACTAAGCTTAAAGATAAACTTATTGAAAACAACAATGGCGTAGAATGGTATCCAGCTTTTGTAGGAGAAAAGAGATTTGGAAATTGGCTAGAAAACTTAAATGATTGGGCTATTTCAAGAACTAGATATTGGGGAACACCTTTAAATATTTGGAGATGTGATGATTGTGGTCATACTACAAGTATAGGTTCGAGAAGTGAATTGGCAGAAAAGGCCATAGAAAATATAGATGAAAATATAGAACTTCATAGACCTTATGTAGATGATGTTCATATAAAATGTGAAAAATGTGGTGCTACTATGACCAGAGTTAAAGATGTAGTAGACGTATGGTTTGACAGTGGTTCTATGCCATTTGCTCAGCATCACTATCCATTTGAAAACAAAGAAAATTTTGACAAACTATTTCCTGCAGATTTCATATGCGAAGGAATAGATCAAACTAGAGGTTGGTTTTATTCACTACTTGCTATATCTACTTTTGTCACAGGCAAATCTCCATACAAGAGAGTACTTGTGAACGATCTTGTGTTAGATAGAGAAGGTAGGAAGATGTCTAAATCAAAGGGAAATACAGTGGATCCATTTAGTCTATTTGATAAATATGGAGCAGATGCTCTAAGATGGTATATACTTTATGTATCACCACCATGGACTCCAACTAAATTTGATGAAGAAGGTATAAAAGAGGTAGAAAGCAAATTCTTTAGAACTATAAGAAATGTATACAATTTCTTCACTCTTTATGCAAATACAGATGAAATTGATCCAAGAGAGTTCAATGTAGAACATAATGATAGACCAGAGTTAGATAGATGGTTACTTTCTAAATATAATAGTTTACTTAAAGATTTAGAAGAAGATATGAATCAATATGATTTGACAAGGGCTGTAAGGAGAATTCAAGAATTTGTCAATGAGGATTTATCCAACTGGTATATTAGACGTTCAAGAAGAAGATTTTGGGCTACAGAATTGGATGAAGATAAGAAAGCTGTATATAAGACTACTTATGAAGTTCTTGTAGGATTGAGTAAGATTGTAGCACCTTTTGTACCATTTACAGCTGAAGAAATGTATAGAAATTTGACAGGAGAAATGTCTGTGCATTTAGATAATTATCCAAAGACTAATGAAGATTTGATAGATTTAAGACTTGAAGAGAAGATGGATTTAGTCAGAGATTTAGTAGGGCTTGGCAGAGCTTCAAGAGAAGCAGCTAAGATAAAAGTACGTCAACCTTTAAGTGAAGTTCTAATTGATGGGAAATATGAAGAGCTCATAGGAGATTTGGTGCCACTTATAAAAGAAGAATTAAATGTAAAAGAAGTAGTATTTGAAAAAGATTTATCTCAGTTTATGAACTATACTTTGAAGCCAAACTTCAAAGTAGCAGGACCAGTATTAGGACCAAAGATAAAAGCTTTTGGGAAGGCACTAAATGAAGTAGATGCTCATGAAACAGTTGAAACATTAGAAAGAGAAGGAAAAATCACTTTGAATTTAGGTGGAGAAGATGTAGAAATAGAAAAGGATTTTGTCATGGTGACTATTTCTTCAAAAGAAGGTTTTGATGTAGCTATGGAAAACAACTTGTTTGTAATTCTTGATACGACTTTGACTCCTGAATTAATCAATGAAGGATATGCAAGAGAGTTTATATCTAAAATTCAACAGATGAGAAAGAACAATGGATATGAAATGTTAGACAATATAAACATATATTATGATGGAGATAAGGATATAGAAGCAGCTATAAATTTCTATAGAGAATATATAATGAAAGAAACATTGGCAGTTTCCATAGAAAAAGTAAATGATGATTCCTTTGAAAGACAAGATTTAAATGGTCATGAAACAGGAATCAAATTGAGAAAAGTAGAATAA